TAATCAATTCCCAGATGCCATAGCCATAAGGGCGCAGAATAATGAATCCCCGCACCGAAGAATAAGAGCAAAGTTCAGCCCGCAGGCAGATATCCGTGTACCAGCGGGAAAAATCCTCATCCCGGGGGGTGATGGCTTGAACCATTTTTTCGTCTTTACTCAAGATTCCAGTCTCCTAATCCTGTGTTTTTCGAAGGACTTCTGCCGTCTGGATGGCGATGGAGAGTTCTTCATTGGTCGGAATAACAAAGACCTCAATGGCAGACTCTTCCGTTGAAAGAACGACTTCCTTCCTGCGGATCAGATTGCGCTCCTCATCAATCGCCATGCCGCTGAAGCGGAAGCCATCGCAAATGCTTTTGCGGATCATTCCGTCATTCTCCCCGACACCTGCTGTAAAGACAAGGGTGTCAAGCCCCCCCAGCGCGGCCATATAGGATCCGATGATCTTGATGGCCTGGTAACAGAACATCTTGATGGCCAGCCCTGCCCGCTCATTGCCCTGGGCCGCAGCATCCTGCACATCGCGGAAATCCATGCTGACACCGGAGATGCCCAGCATGCCGCTCTTCTTATTCAAGACGTCATCGACCTCGTCCGGCGTGCAGTTGCCCAACTTGGCCATGAAAGGCGGGATGGCAGGGTCAATGCTGCCGCAGCGCGTTCCCATCATAATTCCCTCCAGGGGGGTCAGGCCCATGGAGGTATCAAGGCAGCGGCCGCCCCTGATGGCGGCAAAGGATGAACCATTGCCCAGATGACAGGTAATCAGGCGGAAACTTGCCGGATCGTGCCTGGTGATTTCGGCAGCGCGCCGGGCCACAAATTCGTGGGAGGTCCCGTGAAAGCCATAGCGGCGCATATCAAATTTCTCAAAATATTCGTAGGGGATGCCATACATATATGCTTCAGGCGGCATGGTTTGGTGAAAAGCCG
The nucleotide sequence above comes from Fastidiosipila sp.. Encoded proteins:
- a CDS encoding acetate kinase, which gives rise to MLILVINSGSSSLKFQLIDSEKKQMLAKGICERIGIEEPFFEYENGGCSIHQPRKMDTHKDAVHILLETLVDSECGVISSLDEIAAVGHRVVHGGPHFSQPALVTEEAKKAIRKSSGWCPLHNQANLTGIEVLEKAMPGVPQVAVFDTAFHQTMPPEAYMYGIPYEYFEKFDMRRYGFHGTSHEFVARRAAEITRHDPASFRLITCHLGNGSSFAAIRGGRCLDTSMGLTPLEGIMMGTRCGSIDPAIPPFMAKLGNCTPDEVDDVLNKKSGMLGISGVSMDFRDVQDAAAQGNERAGLAIKMFCYQAIKIIGSYMAALGGLDTLVFTAGVGENDGMIRKSICDGFRFSGMAIDEERNLIRRKEVVLSTEESAIEVFVIPTNEELSIAIQTAEVLRKTQD